Proteins from one Carassius auratus strain Wakin linkage group LG28B, ASM336829v1, whole genome shotgun sequence genomic window:
- the LOC113067848 gene encoding transcription factor jun-B-like, with translation MSTKMEQPFYHDDSFLLGYGHNDAALHDYKLQKQSMNLNLSEPYRSLKSDLYQMSSADMGSLKLASPELERLIIQNSNGVLTTPTPGQCLYGRGITDEQEGFAEGFVKALDDLHKMNQMPPPNVSIGAGGVTTCSTTASVFGSSLQSEPPIYTTLNAYCPAPSHPSATISYLPPHVQHNQHPENAHAFQHSGVLQQRFVPLKEEPQTVPDMHSSDGSPPMSPIDMENQERIKAERKKLRNRLAATKCRRRKLERIARLEEKVKVLKSDNAGLSNTASALRDQVAQLKQKVLRHMNSGCQLMLTSKMEAF, from the coding sequence ATGAGTACAAAAATGGAGCAGCCGTTTTATCACGACGACTCGTTTCTGCTGGGTTACGGTCACAACGACGCGGCACTGCACGACTATAAACTCCAGAAACAGAGCATGAACCTGAACCTGAGCGAGCCCTACCGGAGCCTCAAATCGGACCTGTATCAGATGAGCAGCGCCGATATGGGCTCGCTCAAACTCGCCTCTCCGGAGCTGGAGAGGCTCATCATCCAGAACAGCAACGGGGTCCTGACGACGCCCACCCCGGGACAGTGCCTCTACGGGCGGGGGATCACCGACGAGCAGGAGGGCTTCGCGGAGGGCTTCGTCAAGGCTCTGGATGATCTCCACAAGATGAACCAGATGCCTCCGCCCAACGTGTCGATTGGAGCCGGCGGCGTGACGACGTGCTCGACGACCGCGTCCGTGTTTGGCTCCTCCCTGCAGTCTGAGCCTCCCATTTACACGACGCTGAACGCGTACTGCCCAGCGCCCAGCCACCCGTCCGCCACCATCAGCTACCTGCCGCCGCACGTACAGCACAACCAACACCCGGAAAACGCGCACGCGTTCCAGCACTCCGGCGTCCTCCAGCAGCGCTTCGTGCCTCTGAAAGAGGAGCCACAGACCGTTCCCGACATGCACAGCAGCGACGGCTCGCCACCCATGTCTCCCATCGACATGGAGAACCAGGAACGCATCAAGGCGGAGCGCAAGAAACTCCGGAACCGACTGGCGGCCACCAAATGCCGCCGGCGCAAGCTGGAGCGCATCGCGCGTCTGGAGGAGAAGGTGAAGGTGCTAAAGTCCGACAACGCCGGGCTGTCCAACACCGCCTCCGCCCTGCGGGACCAGGTGGCCCAGCTCAAACAGAAGGTCCTGAGACACATGAACAGCGGCTGTCAGCTGATGCTCACCAGTAAGATGGAAGCGTTTTAA